A region of Anolis sagrei isolate rAnoSag1 chromosome 2, rAnoSag1.mat, whole genome shotgun sequence DNA encodes the following proteins:
- the LOC132766742 gene encoding killer cell lectin-like receptor subfamily B member 1B allele A: MAGETVYADLTVSTEPLSPRAQHSSPWLCTSSQHPRWQKISLWISWIGNVILLAALIVLALQLEQKKGKSRMNVTTLTNMVECNASSDSFKSHLRSRLCNQTSVNSTCQVCPPHWHLHKDKCYLFQSKNTLKSWNDSQDDCSARNAQLLVIQDMEDLDFLTKNIPNMHENYWIGFSWSLPMKKWKWVTGSQVNHAVFQEKKPQEDKYCGAIKNKKILSETCDTIFRWICQKDPTLI; this comes from the exons ATGGCTGGAGAAACTGTTTATGCTGATCTCACAGTCTCCACTGAACCACTCTCCCCAAGAGCACAGCATTCATCTCCATGGCTCT GTACTTCTTCTCAACATCCTCGCTGGCAAAAGATCTCTCTATGGATTTCATGGATTGGGAATGTTATCCTTCTGGCAGCTCTGATTGTCTTGG ctttgcaGTTGgagcaaaagaaaggaaagagtagGATGAATGTCACTACATTGACTAACATGGTGGAATGCAATGCCTCTTCAGACAGTTTTAAGTCTCATCTAAGAAGCAGACTCTGCAATCAAACTTCAG TGAATTCCACTTGCCAAGTTTGCCCTCCGCATTGGCATCTCCACAAGGACAAGTGCTACCTGttccaatcaaagaacactcttaAAAGTTGGAACGACAGCCAAGATGACTGTTCTGCAAGGAACGCTCAACTGCTGGTAATCCAAGACATGGAAGATTTG GATTTTCTAACGAAAAATATACCAAATATGCATGAAAACTACTGGATTGGATTTTCCTGGTCATTACCAATGAAGAAATGGAAATGGGTTACAGGATCCCAGGTCAACCATGCTGT gttccaagaaaaaaaacctcAGGAAGACAAGTACTGTGGAGCAATAAAAAACAAGAAAATCCTATCTGAAACCTGCGACACTATATTCAGGTGGATTTGCCAAAAGGACCCCACCCTTATATGA